A genomic region of Zea mays cultivar B73 chromosome 6, Zm-B73-REFERENCE-NAM-5.0, whole genome shotgun sequence contains the following coding sequences:
- the LOC103631267 gene encoding zinc finger protein ZAT5, which translates to MEIRVASAPRRHPAPPWNSLFVCRTCSRAFTSFQALGGHRTSHLRGRHGLELGVGARALRQQHKHHQQAGDGVGGGGGGGGDREPQAQHECHVCGLGFEMGQALGGHMRRHREETTTGAADAWVWRAADALQRARGGAADPPVLLELFA; encoded by the coding sequence TCGGGTGGCCTCTGCCCCGCGTCGCCATCCTGCTCCGCCATGGAATAGCTTGTTCGTGTGCAGGACCTGCAGCCGCGCCTTCACCTCGTTCCAGGCGCTCGGCGGCCACCGGACCAGCCACCTGCGGGGCCGccacggcctcgagctcggcgtcGGCGCCAGGGCGCTCAGGCAGCAGCACAAGCATCATCAGCAGGCCGGCGacggcgtcggcggcggcggaggcggaggaggagacAGGGAGCCGCAGGCGCAGCACGAGTGCCACGTCTGCGGGCTCGGCTTCGAGATGGGGCAGGCGCTGGGCGGCCACATGAGGCGGCACCGCGAGGAGACGACGACGGGCGCCGCCGATGCCTGGGTCTGGCGCGCCGCCGACGCGCTGCAGCGGGCCCGCGGGGGCGCCGCCGACCCGCCCGTCTTGCTCGAGCTCTTCGCCTAG